The genomic stretch gaactgtggaccccggtcctattcttttatactgaaatacaaatctgctgcaatacttgttctttactgttttcttggaaacaatcatcttccacacaatacggttaatcctttgttacagcaagccggtgagattgacaacctcacctgtttcgttggggcaaagtactttggttgtgttgtgcgggttccacgttggcgccggaatctccggtgttgcgccgcactacatcccgccgccatcaaccttcaacgtgcttcttgactcctctcggttcgattaaaccttggtttctaactgagggaaacttgccgctgtgcgcatcacaccttcctcttggggttcccaacggacgtgtcaattacacgcatcaacgtATCACCGGCGCCAGAACCCGTGGTGCCGAACCCTGCGCCGGAACGGAACCATGCCAGTTTCGCTGGAAATGCGTACAGTAACGAAGATCGGTAGACCGGAACCTCCACCGGCGCTCGCGCCGGAACACCCGAACCTTTCCGGTGGACAAACCGGCTGTGCCGGTCCCGGAAAACGTCGAAAACAAGCTGTCCAAACTATTTTGACTTGCAACTTTACCCTTTTGCCCCTTGGTACTATATATACTGATGGTACGGCCAGATCTGGGGTTAGACTAAGATTTGAGTTTATGCTTGAGCTTTGTCTCATCTACTACTAGGACCATCACATCCTATATTCCTATGTATCAAGGCTACTCTTGAGGATCTATCTCTCTTCATGTGTGATTCAAGTGCATCCACTCTTTCACTCATGTTTAGAGTTGATTCCTTTACCAATCTTTCAATCCTTAGATTCTACCCATAGATCTCTCCAAGGATTGACTCTATTGGCTTAGTCTAACCAACTAAGGGAGTTAAATTGGTTTGTATTGGGTGGGTGAGTGTGTTTTGCTTTTGGATcttgtgttcttcctcctttttccatccccgtcaccccaccTTGGTCAATTTCGTGAGATTgggccaaaccctaaaccctaggtcTCATCATGATACTTGCAAAAAAATTCTTTCATCTTCCAAAATAGATTTAAAGATTCACCgactccgcctcgaaggaaaaaaAACGAGCAAGCGTGGAACAAGACTGACCCCAAGAAAATCaatgtttgttggtgtagagggccTGAAGAAGGGGCACATAGAACTTATGCCGGTTCGATGCACAGTTCTATACCAAAAAAGTGTGATATTAGACACCCATATCATGCCTTTTATTTTCAACGATATGATGGCGGTAACATTCGGCTTATCCAAAAAAATGGTCTTATAAAACATAAAATGGAGTGAGTAAAGCATCATGTTTTAGTTGGCCGGACGTACATGCGTAAGTAGCCATGTTCTGAAAAAAAGGCTgcgtttttatcttttttttaggGAACTTTTATCTTCTTTTAGCAAAGCTCTTTTTTGTTCTTGATGAAATGAAGCTGTGTTTGGATCTCTGGCCCAAATATGGCCCAATTGAGGGGCATATATCCTACTACTGGGCTAGGCTGTCGAGACCCAACCGTGGCCCACACCACAAGCAGGCGAGGGATTCGTTGGCGGGAGCGCCTAATCCCCGCTTTAAGCGGGAGCGAAGATCCCTCCCGCCTGCAGCGCTGACTCCATGGGCCGAATCGACGTGGCCCAACAAAAAGGTAttgccttttcttttttccttttttttatgtttttttttctttttctccttttggaaaacatttttaaaatctgaaGTTTTAAAAACAAATAGAATATTTTCAgaaatttaaatttttaaattggaacattttttaaatttgaacatttttaaaaattgagtttttaattttaaaaataactttttaaacttgaacatttttaaaatttgaacatttttagagttgaacatttttttttcaattttttaatttgaacaatttttaattttgaattttttatatttgaccattttttgtatttgaacattttttagttttgaacttttttatatttgaacattttttgtatttgaacatttcTTAAATTTCGAAAatgtaaaaaaatagaaaacgGAGAAAACCATGCAAAccgaaaagaaaaacgaaaaccagtaaaaccaaaaaaaaactgAAGAAACCACTGAATCAGGAACCAGACCGGAAGTTTCCAGAAACTTCCAAAACCAGGCAGAATAAAAAAAACCAACTGAAAACCTTTTACTGCTGTTGTCGCtatatgggccggcccaacctATCACGCTCTGAGCGGAACGCCGGATAGCGCCCGCTATAAGCGGCGAATAGGTTTCGCCTTCGTTGGCCGCGAAGAACACGCCGACCAGCTCGCCGATGCGGCGGGCTGTCGGAACAGGTAGGTGCCGAGCTATCGAGGCCAGGTCGCGGCGCGCCACCGCTCCACCAGGCGGCGTAACGGTGGCGCCCGCCGGCCCGTGCGTGGCGGAGGAGCCTCCGGTAAGCGCTTGTTCAGTTCGATTTTTCTATATTTTGATTCCGACAGCGCGCATGAGCCATGCGTGGACATTTTGCTCACCACTAGTCCCCTGTCTGAATGTGTGTTCTGAATTCAGCTCGTAATCCTTTAGCTGTATCATTCCATGGATTGCCCGACCTGAAATTTAAGGCCGCTCGTTCTCACGATTTTTCCGTTTGATGCCCCGGAATTTGGGGCATTTCCCAGGGACAAAAAAGTTCCTATCAGCCTACCAGTCTCTTTGCCAAACCAGACAACCGAGTCTGTGTCCTCTACTATTTGGCATGTGCTACGACATTTGCCGAAGTGACATCCAGACCCAACACTTCTGTCCATGTCGAGCACCACAATCACCGTCACCGGTATTTCAATTGGCCCAGTGTACAACCGCCCGATAGGCCACCTTGTCTGTCAAGGGTGAGAgcatccccgacgaggcccccgagcgacgttttttccatccggacggcgaaattcggcccagtcgcgcccccggtttctcgttttcgtccggatttggcccttcatccatccggcgagcccacgccatccccgcccccccggggcgcgctcggggactccggacgaaagattttggcgcgaaacgtcgtgtggacccgcgtagtcggcgaccggAAAACCAAATCccgtcgattttccctccaatttgcttgcatatccccattccctccaatttgcttgcatatccccattcttcccgccgaaattccccaatctcctcgtctttcGGCTCCAGttccggcggcgtcttctcgtccaccaccactctcctcctcgtcttctcgtccaccacaatgccgccgaaggcgccggcgaggaagatgcaggcgaagaagacgaagccgccgggcatgtcgaacgccgagtgggcggcggacgagaaacggctcgaggtggaaacaagcggcagggcggagagggtgaaaagagccgccgcaagagggcggcggcggcggcccaggacgaacaagcgaggatgatcagcatggccatgagcggcggcaacatgttccccggccaatggccgacgcaaggtacaacccggttccccgtcgtccttctccccttcgttgtactcgccgtcgccgaccgccgtgttccaagagggcgcctacatcCAACCGTCCGAGGTCCACGACGTCGctgcccgagcttgacgtcggcggcggcggcctgttcgagggcacctcgccggcccctgcgacgagggccgctcccgttcggtgcgatggcggcgccgaacgaagaggagatccacgagatgatcacctccggctccatggccgccgctgcgagcccggggttcttcatggccgccgccgctgcgtgcccggggttcttcacgcaagaggagacgagggcgacggcagccgtggcggcgcgcaacgagcatcgggaggatgttgccgacggaagccaagccgtcgaagaagaagacgaggaagaagaagagccaactcaagccgccgccaacctcgtcgaaggggaagaagaagaggaagaaggactcgccgcccgccgaaccgcgtatcaaatggacgccgaaggaagaggagtgcctcgccgaagcttggatgaccgtgtccacgaacggcataatcggggccaatcagtcgttcgacacatactggcttcgagtgaggcaggcgtacgaggaacgcaaactcgtcgatctctacttcaacaagacgaacatgaacgtgtaccggggagacaaggcaatggccacccattgggggatcatgcagacggcgtgcagcaaatggcacggcatacaggaggaggtcgacaaacggccgatcagcggccacgacttggagcaaaaggtatgctccgccgaccctgcatcaccgaggtacatcgtcgttagctgacccgtatcgccatgctcttttttccccagctgcgccgagctttggacatgtacacggacgacaccggcctgcagttcaagttcctcaacgtctacgcccgcctcgagaattgcgagaagtggaaggaaactcgcacgaccctctcgaagagcaagaccgagcagtacaaccccgacgctccggcggcttgcgcggcggaagggcgcccgaactcggccggaagaagctgaaagagctcaaacggacggacaatcccgccgacgaGGATGcgtgcgtcgatcgacaagtgctgggccgacttgaggtcgcacgccgacgggaggaacgacaagttcgacggcaggtggcgggagatgctcgccaaccaaggcgtccggatcgcctcgccgaagacgacggcggcggcgaagaagaggaacacggacttggcgttcctcatggacggcggcgacatggaaccgatggacgaggagacgaggaattggtaccggggccaccgcagcgacatcctccgagccactccggcccggtccttcgtcgtctccgccggctcctacctcgtctacctcaccatctacctcgtcgactgcggctgcttcgacatccactgccgctgcttcctcgtcgcccgccgcagccgcttcggccacggcgtgtgaggaaactggtccgtcggacaccgccgtgccggccgggactacCGACGAGctcgtctccgtgtaatttccctccgatcgccgatctgtggctgatccttttgctccttttgccgatcaactggcggtacttgtagcgcgggacggtgatttgtttgaatttaaactctatccgccgaactccgggtggacgactggaaatacggtactccccacgacttaatttcgtccaatccggcggttgtttcgtccggatttgggcgtggggagcgccaacgagtggggatgctctgagGCCCGGTCGTGGGTCATGGACTCATGGCTGGCACATCAGGGTCTGCGGCCGTCCTTTTGGCAATTGGCACCACCTAGCTCTTAGGGGTGTTGAGATGTAAATCTTCAGGTGTGCTCTCTCGGTCTTTTACATAACATTTTCtgtttctatcaatgcatcaagACACAAAGCTTTTGCGTTTTCTTGAAGAACCAAGTAGACAGGGTGATACTACAACTACAACACGACGTGTTCTATATAAACCCAGCTCATTGTTCCAAACATACTAGTTTGTTCTGATCCAAGTTCTTACAATGTTTAATTCAAGTGCAGATCTTTACAACGGGAGAATGTACAATCATTCAATAGGCGTATCTCCCGTTCTCCAATAGGTGTATCTGAAAGAAGTCCAACTCCAGCTAAACCTTTGAAAATGGAGTGGAGCTTTACATGAAAACACCTTTTTGCACAAACATTTAATTTGAACGATTTAGTTATAACTGAGTAAATAGGCTTCATAGTATACCACTAACACTAATTTTGttgaaaaaaaaaagtatatTGTTACTGTTATCGATACATGGCAAAGTTCATCTCTGATGGGTTGACGCAGGTCCTGACACATGAACATCTTACCACTCTTAAAAATAATGTATTCCCATATGTTCTACCAGGATGCTTTATCAGGCAGTATTGGTGTATATGTAGACCAACTGTCATTACTTTAATCTGCGATAAACAAAGGAAAACAAGCTCAACACAAATAGCGAATGCATTCCCGCAATGGCTATAGCCCGCGAGCCGATAGCCGCAATTTTTTTTGAAGCTATGAAAGGCTATAGCCTTGCGGGCTATAGCCATATAGCCGATTTGCTAAATAATGAAAAAAATTGGGCAGCATatagtcatatatatatatatcaataattCACAAATCAATAGCATAATAACATCTTCACATAGGAGATACACATAATAGTTCACACATAGTTAAATACATAGTTTTGTCAAAATATTACAACATCATTATGTAGTTTAGGATATAGTTATGCTTGCCGCTCGGTTTGGTGGCTATTTTGCCAAGCAAATTGGCCGGTCAACTGAAATTTTTGGTCCAAAATTTTGGGCCCACTGAGCGGGAAGTTAGCGGCTATGCGGCTAAATTAAGGCTAAATAGCCTTAGCCAGGCTATTAGCGGCTATTTCTGTTTTAGCCTCTAAAGCCTCTAGCTATAGCCGCAGGCCTCGCGAAAggttatagccggctattttaagagagaattccttatttggctcTGGCTGAAGTTTGTCTTCCTTTTTTGGTCCTGGcaatttttttcttcctttcatgacccacaaagtttggttggttccttatttggccctctagtacaatttaaacactaagatgaccattttgcccctACTGCAATATGCTGCCAAATTTTTGAGTTTCATAAAAATCTCAAATTTATTCTAGAAATACATGTATATGCTTGGGATGTACGTGCAATGTTTCGGGCACAAACTCGTTTTATTTTGGGCTGTGAAAAAAAAAGCTGACATTATATAGGCGTATAGTGTACGTATAGTCtgtcagaaatttatcttttttgtatcttccaaaatatgatgtattttgGGCTGAAATTTCTGTCGTGCCTGTGGATTGTCTCTATGTTTGTGCCTATTTAATATCAATTTTTTCTGGAGTtgtgaaatacaaaaaaaaaattgcagtaGTTTCCGGAATAAATTTAAGTTTTTTCCGGAATAAATTGTAGCAGGGGCAAAATGGTGCGCTGGTACCAACCATAATGGGGATCGTTTTTTTAATAACCAACTAGTATATCACAACTTTTTAGTGCAATTTTGTCACATATTGcagcaggggcaaaatggtcatcttagtgcttaaattgtactagagggccaaataaggaaccaaccaaactttATGGGTCATGAAACGAAGAAAAAATTTGTCAGGGCCAAAAAAGGAATTCTCTCCTATTTTAAACAGAGATAGTTTGTGGTGCCAAGTTCTTATAAAGTTATACAACTATAGATATTCACAAAGTGAAAATGTACAATCATTCATTATGTGAGCAAAAACATATCTCCCGCTGTCTAATATAACAATTTGAGAGTAGGACTTGTATGTAAATCTGAAAGTAGTGCGACCAGTGAAAATTTGAAAACAGGGTGGAGATAAACATGAAAATATCTTTCTGGCACAAATATTTGATTTGACTCACTGAACCTATTTTTCTGCCATGAAAATAATGTATATGGTCAATTCTGCCACATAAACGTCTCATCATCCTTGAATAACTAATTAACGATGGCCCTACCTTGTGCCTTTAAGGCTAGTGTTTGCATATAAATAGACCAGCTAACATGATTCCAATCCACACACAACCAAAGAAAAATAAGCTCAAAATAATGGTGCCTACTCAAGATGAATCCAGCTCTCAGGACTTGCTCCAGGCTCAAGTTGATCTTTGGCACCATGCATTGGGATTTGTCAAGTCCATGGCACTCAAATGTGCAATGGAACTGCAAATTCCTAATGCCATCCAAGGCCATGGTGGGTCTATTACCCCTTCAGAGTTGGCCACAAAGATTGGGCTCCATCCGTCTAAGCTTCCCCGCTTACGACGAATCATGCGTGTGCTCACCGTATCAGGCATCTTTGCTATCCATGAAGCAGCTTCACCAGACAAGGAGGTTGTTTATGGGCTTACGCCAACCACACGCCTCCTTGTTATCGATGAAATTAAATCAAACTTATTTCCCATTCTGTCTTTGATTCTTGATTCAACCGTCATTTCCCCTTTCCTTGACATGCACTCATGGTTTCTCGACGAGTGTTCCACGTCCCTGTTCAAAAAGGCTCATGGCCTTAATATTTGGGAGATGGCTAACCATGATGATACTTACAACCAGCTAATCAATAACGCAATGGTTTCTGACACTAACTTTCTATTGGATATCATATTGAGGGAGTGTGGTGATGTATTTCATGGCATAAATTCGCTTATTGATGTCGCTGGAGGCCACGGTGGAGCTGCCAGGGTAATTGCGAAGGCATTCCCGCAAGTAAAATGTACTGTGCTGGATCTCCctcatgttgttgcagaggctcctACTGATGATAATGTGCTGTTTATTTCCGGCGATATGTTTAAGTACATTCCACCAGCACACGCTCTTTTCCTGAAGGTACACTCTTTGAGTTTTCTTCTATCCTTAAACCAACATTACAGGGACCAATAGTAATATATTCGTTTCTGCTGTATATCTTAGTCAATTTTTCATGATTGGGGAGATGAAGACTGTGTCCAGTTATTGAAAAAATGCAAGGAAGCTATCCCTCCCAGAGATGCTGGTGGGAAGGTGATAATTGTAGATATGGTGGTTGGATCTGGGCCAAATGCGATTGTTACAAGAGACACAGAAGTTTTCTTTGACCTCCTTATGATGTGTTTTGAGGGGAAAGAGCGAGAGGAATTCGAGTGGAAAAAGATATTCATGGAAGCTGGGTTCAGCGACTACAAGATCTTGTCAGTTTTGGGTGTTAGATCTGTTATTGAGCTCTACCCTTGAACACCATGAAAAATTACGTGTCAATTGGTATTGTATTTTCACAAACTAGCATGAACAGCAGGTGTGCTTCCTTGTTGCAAGCCTGTGGCTTAGTGTGATTAATGGATGTATTCTTTGTACCCTTTATTTTTATAAATGAGAAGAATTTACACCGACGGTACGCCATAATTTTTTTATGAGGTCTGAATCTTTGTCATCATTAAATTAGCTTTCTTACTATATAACAAAAATGTGTGAAGCAGATCTCGTTACATATAATCTGTTATGGTAGTGTTTAGATATGAACTACTGTCCAGTGTCTACAGCCTTTTTAATGAGATAATAAATAATATTAAGATGTCATGTCGATGTTTTAGTGCTCACTCTCTTTTTATATATGCAGCTATACAAGATTTTCTCGAAAATTAGTACATGAATCCACTAGTAAATTGCATACTCATGTTCTTTTCAAATTGTTGTTATTAATTCTTCAGTGTGATTGTATCCTGTATAATTGTACCTTTTTGGACTCCCGCTGAGCCACCACATTTCAGCTTAACTGGACCAACACACGACCATTGTTCAGTCCTCTCTGCATCACATAAGTCAGTTTTGGAAGTTTACAACTGGTCATGCGGCAACTGTGAAGTTATCCGCATCCTTAGCAAGTGTGATATATTTTTCTCTCAGTATGTTTGGCAGCGACAGTACTGGAGATTATTCTGATGTTCTGTTGGAGAACATAGGAACCAAGGGACTCGCAGTGTCAGTACTTCTGGTTTCAGGTGCTTAACATGGGCAACATGGTGCACAAAGCTAGTTCAGTCTCTGATGTTCGAAGGGCCTGAGGCTGAACTTCATTAAGATAGCAAAAAAAGGAGGTACAAAATTCTTGATACACACTCAGGCTGAGGTAGCCGAAAAAGGGGAAAACAAACAAGAAGACCACCGGCACTCTAAAACCCCAAGAAGTAGTTCAGTACAGCCTCAGGCACCCTTTAAATGTTTACAATGCAACCAGCCGCTCTCCAAGCATGAAGGTCCTCGACGATCAGCTCAAACACCCTGTCCGGCCGAAGCTTCTAGAGTGAGTTGTTAAATGTGAGTGACCGTGGGGCGGGGTTGATAGAGTTCGAGTCACCACTGCGAGGCCGCACAAGCTTCTAGAGCCAGTCTCTGATGTTACTGTCGACGTAAGAGTTATCACTTGCCGGTAGGTATGACCTCACGTCCCCCTGAATCGAAGTATGAATCTGCCTGTATGGGCGGTGTCAACTAAGACTGGAATCTTGTTTTTTAAACAGTAGGAGTGGTTCATTATGCCATGCCAACGAGTTGGGTCTTGGGACAATGTGTTCAACCATACGAGCGCTATTTTGTCCTTCCTTCTTGCCGTCAGGACGAGATTTCCCTATCGAGGATAACGCTCTCCAGCGCCAATGGCAGGAGTGCTCTCTTGTTCTTTCTATTGCATAATGAGACTAGACCATGAgcgcgcgcgttgccgcgcccgtccatttAAAAAGTTAGTAATAAATACATGTACGAATAATGAAAAATAGAAATTTCCTCAAAAATGTCTACCTGATAGGACTAAGCAAATCCCAACAAGCTTGGGAAATTTCCGACACTGCTTATATGAGTGATCCAAAAGTGGTCAAATAATCATATTTAGATCTAATTGGTAAAATATGCTCTCATTTTACATACAAGTTCAAATCGACCTCACTTATGCATCATGCATGCAACACTGTTTAAAATTGAGAATATCACCATATTACACAGAATGTCTCGACTTCGTACATGATGCAACTTTGGGTTGTCTTGAAGTGGCTTTGCTGATGAGTGAAAGACCGGAAATCCTAGACCTACACACTGGTTGCTACGGAGTACGGACTGCACATACAGACGTGGGTTGGTTTGATTTTTTGAACTCCCATGATTTTAGGATGCAAGGCCAAATCTGCAACTAACACATCCGTCCGTAAAAAATAATCCATGACAATCAACTCGTGAAAGACAGCACCTTCTCTGATATTTTGCACTACTCTGCAGCGATGGGATTCAGTACCTCTGATTTTTCTGCAGGGATGGTATTCAGTACCTCCACTGTGTAGCATTACTCCTGAAAGACAGTACCTCCTCTGATTTTTCTGTCCAAACATGCAACATATTCTATGTCACTTAAGAAAAGAGAACATGGAGTAAAGAGTACGGTAATACTCTGCTGAGGCTTACCTCCCAATATGCTAATACAGATGCCACTTTTCAGGAGGAAACCAGCAGTGGATGATGGGGTTTCATCGTTAGAAATGAAACCCTTGAAGTAATTGCTGCGGGTCATGGACATATGTGCGTGTCCTCCTATATGAAGCAAGTCCTTCTGAATATTCTGCACTATTCTGCAGCGATGGGATCCTGGAGATGGATGCGACCACT from Lolium rigidum isolate FL_2022 chromosome 4, APGP_CSIRO_Lrig_0.1, whole genome shotgun sequence encodes the following:
- the LOC124649873 gene encoding acetylserotonin O-methyltransferase 1-like — encoded protein: MVPTQDESSSQDLLQAQVDLWHHALGFVKSMALKCAMELQIPNAIQGHGGSITPSELATKIGLHPSKLPRLRRIMRVLTVSGIFAIHEAASPDKEVVYGLTPTTRLLVIDEIKSNLFPILSLILDSTVISPFLDMHSWFLDECSTSLFKKAHGLNIWEMANHDDTYNQLINNAMVSDTNFLLDIILRECGDVFHGINSLIDVAGGHGGAARVIAKAFPQVKCTVLDLPHVVAEAPTDDNVLFISGDMFKYIPPAHALFLKSIFHDWGDEDCVQLLKKCKEAIPPRDAGGKVIIVDMVVGSGPNAIVTRDTEVFFDLLMMCFEGKEREEFEWKKIFMEAGFSDYKILSVLGVRSVIELYP